The Lycium barbarum isolate Lr01 chromosome 10, ASM1917538v2, whole genome shotgun sequence genome includes a region encoding these proteins:
- the LOC132616065 gene encoding WAT1-related protein At2g39510-like, with protein sequence MSTNTKECLLKCVKKAKPYLAVILLQFGYAGAAIIAKNALNDGFSHYTFAVYRNVFAVVVFAPFAALLERKIRPKMTLSIFWKIMLLGLLEPVIDQNLYYAGMKYTTATFTTAMCNVLPAITFLLAWILRLENVNIWKLPSQAKIVGTIVTLGGATIMSLVGGPTIGLPRTKHHVPSIVTHVASPTELNRVKGALFIGVGCFCWACFYNLQAITLKTYPAGLSLTCLICMAGALQGTALTLVVQRGNSAVWSLHWGTSKFFASVYCGVVNSGIGYYISGLIMEAKGPVFVTAFNPLNMVIVATLGSFILSEQLNLGRVLGAAIIVIGLYLVIWGTSKDDRKSSKILSTTEDVESVDKELAEIKSSNHAVIREESA encoded by the exons ATGTCAACTAATACAAAGGAATGTTTATTGAAGTGTGTGAAGAAAGCTAAGCCATATTTGGCTGTAATTCTCTTGCAATTTGGATATGCAGGCGCAGCAATTATAGCAAAAAATGCTTTGAATGATGGATTTAGCCATTACACTTTTGCTGTTTACAGAAATGTCTTTGCTGTTGTTGTATTTGCTCCTTTTGCTGCTCTCCTAGAAAG GAAAATAAGGCCAAAAATGACTCTATCCATTTTCTGGAAGATTATGTTGCTGGGCTTGTTGGA GCCTGTCATCGACCAGAATTTATATTACGCAGGCATGAAATATACCACTGCTACTTTTACAACAGCAATGTGCAATGTTCTTCCAGCCATCACTTTTTTGTTAGCCTGGATATTAAG GCTTGAGAATGTGAATATATGGAAACTACCTAGCCAAGCAAAAATAGTGGGGACAATAGTAACACTTGGAGGTGCAACTATAATGAGCCTTGTTGGAGGACCAACAATTGGATTGCCACGGACCAAACATCATGTTCCAAGTATTGTCACTCATGTTGCTTCTCCAACTGAGCTCAATCGTGTTAAAGGTGCTCTCTTCATTGGTGTTGGTTGTTTCTGTTGGGCCTGCTTTTATAACCTTCAG GCAATCACGTTGAAGACATATCCAGCAGGATTGTCCTTGACATGTTTAATATGCATGGCTGGGGCTCTACAAGGTACTGCACTTACACTTGTGGTCCAAAGAGGCAATTCTGCAGTTTGGTCCCTTCACTGGGGCACTAGCAAATTCTTTGCATCTGTTTACTGT GGAGTTGTTAATTCTGGGATTGGCTATTATATTTCTGGATTAATAATGGAGGCCAAAGGACCAGTTTTTGTCACTGCTTTTAATCCTCTCAACATGGTTATTGTTGCCACTTTGGGGTCATTTATTTTATCTGAACAGCTCAACTTGGGAAG GGTGTTGGGAGCTGCTATCATTGTTATTGGATTATACCTAGTAATATGGGGTACAAGCAAGGATGACAGAAAATCCTCAAAAATATTGAGCACAACTGAAGATGTTGAATCAGTTGATAAAGAATTAGCTGAGATAAAATCTTCAAATCATGCCGTAATTAGAGAGGAGTCTGCTTAA